One genomic region from Leifsonia poae encodes:
- a CDS encoding ABC transporter permease has product MRVLLRRAVFYVITAWAAISLNFVLPRIMPGNPADALIAKFHGKLSPQAVEALRVLFGQSKASLWQQYLDYWHNLFTGNLGISYAYYPTPVADVLGSSIGWTLILITVCTVLGFVIGTSLGMIVGWKRGSWLDSLIPITTLLSSIPYFWFAICVVLIFSIMLHWFPLSGGYSVTETIGLNWGFLGSAVYYATLPALTIVIASIGGWLIGMRNMMVTTLSEDYVKLAEAKGLPKRRIMVTYAARNAILPSFSSFAMSLGFVVGGSIVTEVVFNYPGIGTVLFKGAQAQDYPLMQGIFLVITITVLVANLLADLAYVFLDPRTREG; this is encoded by the coding sequence ATGCGTGTTCTCCTGCGTCGCGCCGTCTTCTACGTCATCACGGCGTGGGCGGCGATCAGCCTGAACTTCGTGCTGCCGCGCATCATGCCGGGCAACCCGGCCGATGCGCTCATCGCGAAGTTCCACGGCAAGCTCTCCCCGCAAGCCGTCGAAGCGCTGCGGGTGCTGTTCGGCCAGAGCAAGGCCAGCCTCTGGCAGCAATACCTCGACTACTGGCACAACCTCTTCACCGGCAATCTCGGCATCTCGTATGCGTACTATCCGACGCCGGTGGCCGACGTTCTGGGAAGCAGCATCGGCTGGACGCTCATCCTCATCACGGTGTGCACGGTGCTCGGGTTCGTGATCGGCACCTCGCTCGGCATGATCGTCGGCTGGAAACGGGGCAGCTGGCTCGACTCGCTCATCCCGATCACCACTCTGCTGTCGTCGATCCCCTACTTCTGGTTCGCGATCTGCGTGGTGCTCATCTTCTCGATCATGCTGCACTGGTTCCCCCTCTCGGGCGGGTACTCGGTCACCGAGACGATCGGGCTCAATTGGGGCTTCCTCGGCAGCGCGGTGTACTACGCCACCCTGCCGGCTCTGACGATCGTGATCGCCTCGATCGGCGGCTGGCTGATCGGGATGCGCAACATGATGGTGACGACGCTCAGCGAGGACTATGTGAAGCTCGCGGAGGCGAAGGGCCTCCCGAAGCGACGGATCATGGTCACGTACGCGGCGCGGAACGCCATCCTGCCGTCGTTCTCGAGCTTCGCCATGTCGCTCGGCTTCGTCGTGGGCGGCTCGATCGTGACCGAAGTCGTCTTCAACTATCCCGGGATCGGCACCGTGCTCTTCAAAGGCGCACAGGCACAGGACTATCCGCTCATGCAGGGCATCTTCCTGGTGATCACGATCACAGTGCTGGTCGCCAACCTGCTGGCGGATCTCGCGTACGTCTTCCTCGACCCCCGGACAAGAGAGGGCTGA
- a CDS encoding ThuA domain-containing protein, which produces MTSSRPAPTALTASVVIAGDDVHEDLFTASVELQDLLAGAGFVTRVRVGTALFAQPFDDDLVVLYRAAGAFTAAERRGLADAVAAGTGLLALHSTAVYDDDPELLALFGARYTDHGPQPHESRFRVECAAHPVTAGLDPFELTHEHYRVATAPDARVVAWRQAPYGVEPLVVVSEPGDGRVCFVQFGHDQRAWDEPGVRRTVANAAGWLTAGRRNPFLSDTEKED; this is translated from the coding sequence ATGACGTCTTCCCGACCAGCACCAACAGCCCTCACCGCCTCTGTGGTGATCGCGGGCGACGACGTGCACGAGGATCTGTTCACCGCGAGCGTCGAACTCCAAGACCTCCTCGCGGGCGCCGGGTTCGTCACGCGTGTGCGAGTGGGAACCGCCTTGTTCGCGCAACCCTTCGACGACGACCTCGTCGTGCTCTATCGCGCAGCCGGCGCCTTCACCGCGGCCGAGCGACGGGGGCTCGCTGATGCGGTGGCCGCCGGAACCGGCCTGCTCGCCCTGCATTCGACCGCGGTCTACGATGACGACCCCGAGCTGCTCGCTCTGTTCGGGGCACGGTACACGGACCACGGCCCGCAGCCGCACGAGAGCCGGTTCCGGGTGGAGTGCGCCGCGCATCCCGTGACGGCGGGCCTCGACCCGTTCGAGCTGACCCACGAGCACTACCGGGTCGCGACCGCCCCGGACGCCCGGGTCGTCGCCTGGCGTCAGGCGCCCTACGGCGTCGAGCCGCTTGTCGTGGTGAGCGAGCCGGGGGACGGCCGGGTCTGCTTCGTGCAGTTCGGCCACGACCAGCGCGCCTGGGACGAACCCGGCGTTCGCCGCACGGTCGCCAACGCGGCGGGCTGGCTCACCGCCGGCCGCCGCAACCCATTCCTTTCCGACACCGAGAAAGAGGACTGA
- a CDS encoding ThuA domain-containing protein, producing MTDPRTALVVVNGDDIHHDLLSAATVFQQLGIEAGLVTRKAMGLNRFVDARPETGSAQVYLFYTAGGQFPTEQQEALATAIAAGKGLVGVHGANILGWAGGGVDPADRPFFDLLGNRYLSHGPGHHEGRHTIEIVGEHPITAGLDDFDLFDEYYEFEFADDEVQVLAQRRRADGEVIPVLYVRTVGAGRVVYLALGHDMRSWGEPAVRTLVIRSLQWAAGAL from the coding sequence ATGACCGACCCACGCACCGCCCTCGTCGTCGTGAACGGCGACGACATCCACCACGACCTCCTCAGCGCCGCAACGGTGTTCCAGCAGCTCGGCATCGAGGCCGGCCTCGTCACCCGCAAGGCGATGGGGCTCAATCGCTTCGTCGATGCGCGGCCCGAGACCGGCAGTGCACAGGTGTACCTCTTCTATACAGCCGGCGGACAGTTCCCCACCGAGCAGCAGGAAGCGCTCGCCACGGCGATCGCGGCGGGCAAAGGCCTCGTCGGGGTGCACGGCGCGAACATCCTCGGCTGGGCGGGTGGCGGGGTCGACCCCGCCGACCGGCCATTCTTCGACCTGCTCGGCAACCGCTACCTTTCCCACGGCCCCGGTCATCACGAGGGGCGGCATACGATCGAGATCGTGGGGGAGCACCCCATCACGGCGGGCCTCGACGACTTCGACCTGTTCGACGAGTACTACGAATTCGAGTTCGCAGACGACGAGGTGCAGGTGCTCGCGCAGCGGCGCCGGGCCGACGGCGAGGTGATCCCGGTGCTCTACGTGCGAACCGTGGGCGCCGGCCGGGTCGTCTACCTGGCGCTCGGCCATGACATGCGTTCCTGGGGCGAGCCCGCGGTGCGCACCCTCGTGATCCGCTCACTGCAGTGGGCCGCGGGAGCGCTGTGA
- a CDS encoding zinc-binding dehydrogenase has product MLISRVIAPRTSRVEESPTPEPGAGQILIEVLASGVCTSDFGPWMRGPEGGSPIELGHETAGRVVATGSTTSRWAVGDLVTGLGGPGFATHTLLDENAALPLPAGLAPSHAIGEPIATLEEAISRTPIGAGSRVAVVGLGFMGLGLVQLAKARAPHTIIGVDPNPAARRRALEWGADVALHPDEVPGFTASSSDAGATDPRADVVLEATGVTPGLDTASPLVRPFGTLCIVGYHHAGTAKLDMELWYKGATVVNGFCPDRPRVMHAMQDALDLVASHRFSYSPLVTHTMGLDGVDGAYALMEARDPSFVKAVVVP; this is encoded by the coding sequence ATGCTGATCAGCCGCGTCATCGCGCCCCGCACCTCCCGCGTCGAGGAGTCCCCGACGCCGGAGCCCGGTGCCGGGCAGATCCTGATCGAGGTGCTCGCCAGCGGTGTGTGCACCTCCGACTTCGGGCCCTGGATGCGCGGCCCCGAAGGCGGGTCGCCCATCGAACTCGGCCACGAGACGGCCGGCCGGGTCGTCGCAACCGGCTCGACGACGTCCCGCTGGGCCGTCGGCGATCTCGTCACAGGCCTCGGCGGGCCCGGATTCGCCACCCATACACTGCTCGACGAGAACGCCGCTCTCCCGCTGCCCGCCGGCCTCGCGCCCTCCCACGCCATCGGCGAGCCCATCGCCACCCTCGAAGAGGCGATCTCGCGCACGCCGATCGGGGCAGGCAGCCGCGTGGCGGTCGTCGGTCTCGGATTCATGGGGCTCGGCCTCGTTCAGCTCGCCAAAGCGCGCGCCCCGCACACCATCATCGGTGTCGACCCGAACCCGGCCGCGCGCCGTCGAGCGCTCGAATGGGGAGCGGATGTCGCCCTGCACCCAGACGAAGTGCCCGGCTTCACCGCGTCGTCGTCCGACGCCGGAGCGACCGACCCCCGGGCCGACGTCGTGCTCGAAGCCACCGGCGTCACGCCCGGCCTCGACACAGCCTCGCCACTGGTGCGGCCGTTCGGCACACTCTGCATCGTCGGCTACCATCACGCCGGCACTGCGAAACTCGACATGGAGCTCTGGTACAAGGGCGCGACGGTCGTCAACGGATTCTGCCCGGATCGGCCGCGCGTCATGCACGCGATGCAGGATGCGTTGGACCTGGTGGCCTCGCACCGCTTCAGCTACTCCCCTCTCGTCACCCACACGATGGGCCTCGACGGAGTGGACGGAGCCTACGCACTCATGGAGGCCCGGGACCCTTCGTTCGTCAAGGCCGTCGTCGTGCCGTAG
- a CDS encoding ABC transporter ATP-binding protein, giving the protein MTTMDTTAAPHAASQPGEPVLEAVHITKHFGVRGSLFKRGPKRVVHAVDDVTLALYAGRIMALVGESGSGKSTFARLLAQLYPITGGEVRYRGKTVHARGGKSLREHVSKVQLILQDPFGSFNPVATIATTLSRAVRIHHTGKTAKAQRAVIDDLLAQVNLAPARQFTEKYPHELSGGQLQRISIARALAANPDVFLADEPVSSLDVSIRLGVLNLLRRLVEDRGVALLYVTHDIASARYFAEDTSVMYAGQLVEAGPSEQVTQKAAHPYTQLLIASAPDPSRERDDAPRDIGQPPSLIDPPAGCRFHPRCPFAMERCKTEAPPRFELEDGQWAKCWLYADDAEAETRRADNAAVYSRGEIRAAGRPVEPGPQNAPTPTSTSKHEGEQQ; this is encoded by the coding sequence ATGACCACCATGGACACCACGGCCGCACCGCACGCTGCATCGCAGCCTGGCGAGCCTGTGCTCGAGGCGGTGCACATCACCAAGCACTTCGGCGTGCGAGGCTCGCTGTTCAAGCGGGGCCCCAAGCGCGTGGTGCACGCCGTCGACGACGTGACACTCGCCCTGTATGCCGGGCGCATCATGGCGCTGGTGGGGGAATCCGGATCCGGCAAATCCACCTTCGCCCGGCTGCTCGCCCAGCTCTACCCGATCACCGGCGGTGAGGTGCGTTACCGCGGAAAGACGGTGCACGCCCGCGGCGGCAAGTCGCTGCGCGAGCACGTCAGCAAGGTGCAGCTGATCCTCCAAGACCCCTTCGGCTCGTTCAACCCGGTAGCGACGATCGCGACCACGCTCTCGCGGGCGGTGCGCATCCACCACACGGGCAAGACGGCCAAAGCGCAGCGCGCGGTGATCGACGATCTGCTCGCGCAGGTGAACCTCGCGCCGGCCCGCCAGTTCACCGAGAAGTACCCGCATGAGCTCTCCGGCGGCCAATTGCAGCGCATCTCCATCGCCCGCGCATTGGCCGCCAACCCGGATGTGTTCCTCGCCGACGAGCCGGTGTCGAGTCTCGATGTGTCGATCCGCCTCGGCGTGCTCAATCTGCTGCGACGACTCGTCGAAGACCGCGGTGTCGCCCTGCTCTATGTGACGCACGACATCGCATCCGCCCGCTACTTCGCCGAGGACACCAGCGTCATGTACGCCGGCCAGCTCGTGGAGGCGGGGCCGTCGGAGCAGGTCACGCAGAAGGCCGCGCATCCGTACACGCAGCTGCTGATCGCTTCGGCGCCCGACCCCTCACGCGAGCGTGACGACGCGCCCCGCGACATCGGCCAGCCGCCCAGTCTCATCGACCCGCCGGCCGGCTGCCGCTTCCACCCGCGCTGCCCGTTCGCCATGGAACGGTGCAAGACCGAGGCGCCGCCCCGGTTCGAGCTCGAAGACGGCCAATGGGCGAAGTGCTGGCTGTACGCCGACGACGCCGAAGCCGAAACCCGACGGGCCGACAACGCCGCCGTGTACTCGCGCGGCGAGATCCGGGCGGCGGGCAGACCCGTCGAACCCGGCCCCCAGAACGCTCCAACACCCACCAGCACGTCCAAGCACGAAGGAGAACAGCAATGA
- a CDS encoding Gfo/Idh/MocA family protein — protein sequence MNGYRAAVIAAGGQGRVHASGYRADERVDLVAVADVNLDIARELAGEFGIESVFSDYRQMLETVRPDIVSVCTPPAFHLDAVIAAAEAGVRAVHCEKPIALSYDDALRMQAVADAFGMQFTVNLQRRFEPVHRFAREQLAAGAIGEIVTIEGYCPNLPDWGSHILDLILFYRGDAAPEWVFGQIDVSTNRYVYGAFVETASITQVAWPDGVRATVSTGREPATPVLNLENNLGLIVQGTRGRLVVRGSECIVHRFGTNDLRFASPYATDPAGWERGIDPAIFACTAAAVADLVDGLETGREPSSPGVGGSPARN from the coding sequence ATGAACGGCTACCGAGCGGCGGTGATCGCAGCAGGCGGGCAAGGGCGGGTGCACGCCTCCGGCTACCGCGCCGACGAGCGCGTCGACCTCGTCGCCGTGGCCGATGTGAACCTCGACATCGCCCGTGAGCTGGCCGGAGAGTTCGGCATCGAGTCGGTGTTCTCCGACTACCGGCAGATGCTCGAGACCGTTCGCCCAGACATCGTGAGCGTCTGCACTCCGCCCGCCTTCCACCTGGACGCTGTGATCGCCGCCGCCGAGGCCGGTGTGCGCGCCGTGCACTGCGAGAAGCCGATCGCGCTCTCCTACGACGACGCGCTGCGCATGCAGGCAGTGGCCGACGCGTTCGGGATGCAGTTCACCGTCAACCTGCAGCGCCGCTTCGAGCCCGTGCACCGGTTCGCCCGCGAACAGCTGGCGGCCGGGGCCATCGGCGAGATCGTGACCATCGAGGGGTATTGCCCCAATCTGCCCGATTGGGGCAGCCACATTCTCGACCTCATCCTCTTCTATCGCGGCGACGCCGCTCCCGAGTGGGTGTTCGGCCAGATCGACGTCTCCACCAACCGCTATGTCTACGGAGCGTTCGTCGAGACCGCCTCGATCACCCAGGTGGCCTGGCCGGACGGCGTGCGGGCCACGGTCTCCACGGGCCGCGAGCCGGCCACTCCGGTGCTCAACCTCGAGAACAACCTCGGCCTCATCGTGCAGGGCACGCGCGGCCGGCTGGTGGTGCGGGGTTCGGAGTGCATCGTGCACCGCTTCGGCACCAACGATCTGCGCTTCGCCTCGCCGTATGCGACCGACCCGGCCGGCTGGGAGCGCGGCATCGACCCGGCGATCTTCGCCTGCACCGCCGCCGCCGTCGCCGATCTCGTCGACGGTCTGGAGACCGGGCGGGAGCCGAGCTCTCCGGGCGTCGGGGGCTCGCCGGCGCGGAACTGA
- a CDS encoding dipeptide/oligopeptide/nickel ABC transporter permease/ATP-binding protein — protein sequence MAITTATVAEAETSEIVEGSSRFAWLRAFRRPWTLTGVIVVFIFGVLAIIGPWIAPYDPSAVSHATLQPPSPEHWLGTTQTGQDILSQMLYGTQVSMLVGVCAAIVATVLSVIVGLAAGYLGGLADELLSLLANVFLVIPALPLTVILASYLPKTGSVGIILVISITGWAWGARVLRAQTLSLRKRDFVEAARATGERTSSVIFRDIFPNQIAIIAASFLGTVTGAILTQASLAFLGLTNVTEWSWGTILYWAQVSSAMLTGSWWWFVPAGLAIALLGTGLSLVNFGIDEFINPRLRQAGIGTKKAQRAQAKAKRAKIVKRPPRVRTERAASGPFNPVTSDVILDIRHLKVDYLGENSVTPAVNDVSLTLRRGEVLGIAGESGSGKSTLAYAITRLHKPPAQITGGEMVYTNPDGSTTDILSMGDDELRDFRWEELSIVFQSAMHALNPILTVGAQIDDALRAHRPQMTQQARAARVIELLGLVGIQTDRVNAFPHELSGGMRQRAMIAVGLALDPEIIVMDEPTTALDVVIQRQIIEKIIELKDRLGFSVIFITHDLSLLIELSDTIAVMYAGRVVELADAKEFYRNPRHPYSQGLLASFPTLSGPKHELTGIPGSPPDLRKLPGGCAFASRCPLAFDKCDTVVPPLFPLDGRAEWRQSEAACLLYEGDGSADDATEPELEDAR from the coding sequence ATGGCCATCACCACAGCGACGGTCGCGGAGGCCGAAACGTCAGAGATCGTGGAGGGAAGCTCGCGCTTCGCCTGGCTGCGCGCCTTCCGCCGCCCGTGGACGCTCACCGGCGTCATCGTCGTCTTCATCTTCGGCGTGCTGGCCATCATCGGCCCGTGGATCGCGCCGTACGACCCGTCGGCGGTGAGCCACGCGACTCTGCAACCGCCGAGTCCCGAGCACTGGCTCGGCACCACCCAAACCGGGCAGGACATCCTGTCGCAGATGCTCTACGGCACCCAGGTCTCGATGCTCGTCGGCGTGTGCGCGGCGATCGTCGCCACCGTGCTGTCGGTGATCGTCGGGCTGGCCGCCGGCTACCTCGGCGGTCTGGCCGACGAGCTGCTGTCGCTGCTGGCCAATGTGTTCCTGGTGATCCCGGCCCTGCCGCTCACGGTGATCCTCGCCTCGTATCTTCCCAAGACCGGCTCGGTCGGCATCATCCTGGTGATCTCGATCACCGGCTGGGCCTGGGGTGCCCGCGTGCTGCGCGCCCAGACGCTGTCGCTGCGCAAGCGCGATTTCGTCGAGGCCGCCCGCGCGACGGGCGAACGCACGTCGAGCGTCATCTTCCGCGACATCTTCCCCAACCAGATCGCGATCATCGCGGCATCGTTCCTCGGCACGGTGACCGGCGCCATCCTCACCCAGGCCAGCCTCGCGTTCCTCGGGCTGACGAACGTGACCGAGTGGTCGTGGGGCACCATCCTCTATTGGGCACAGGTGTCGAGTGCGATGCTCACCGGCTCGTGGTGGTGGTTCGTGCCCGCCGGCCTCGCCATCGCGCTGCTGGGCACCGGCCTCTCGCTCGTGAACTTCGGCATCGACGAGTTCATCAACCCCCGTCTGCGTCAGGCCGGCATCGGCACCAAGAAGGCTCAGCGGGCCCAAGCCAAGGCCAAGCGCGCGAAGATCGTGAAGCGTCCGCCGCGTGTGCGCACCGAGCGCGCCGCCTCCGGACCGTTCAACCCCGTGACCAGCGATGTCATCCTCGACATCCGGCACCTCAAGGTCGACTACCTGGGTGAGAACTCAGTGACGCCGGCCGTCAACGATGTGTCGCTGACGCTGCGCCGCGGCGAAGTGCTCGGCATCGCGGGCGAGTCCGGCAGCGGCAAGTCGACCCTGGCCTACGCGATCACCCGGCTGCACAAACCGCCGGCGCAGATCACGGGCGGTGAGATGGTCTACACGAACCCGGACGGCTCGACGACCGACATCCTCTCGATGGGCGACGACGAACTGCGCGATTTCCGCTGGGAGGAGCTGTCGATCGTGTTCCAATCGGCGATGCACGCGCTCAACCCGATTCTGACGGTCGGCGCACAGATCGACGACGCGCTCCGGGCGCACCGGCCACAGATGACCCAGCAGGCGCGCGCCGCCCGGGTGATCGAGCTGCTCGGCCTCGTCGGCATCCAGACCGACCGGGTCAACGCCTTCCCGCACGAACTCTCCGGTGGGATGCGTCAACGCGCCATGATCGCGGTGGGCCTCGCGCTCGACCCGGAGATCATCGTCATGGACGAGCCGACCACTGCGCTCGACGTGGTGATCCAGCGGCAGATCATCGAGAAGATCATCGAACTGAAAGACCGGCTCGGCTTCTCGGTGATCTTCATCACCCACGACCTCTCGCTGCTCATCGAGCTCTCCGACACCATCGCGGTGATGTACGCAGGGCGGGTGGTGGAGCTGGCCGACGCCAAAGAGTTCTACCGCAACCCGCGGCATCCATACAGCCAGGGGCTGCTGGCGTCGTTCCCCACCCTCTCCGGCCCGAAGCACGAGCTCACCGGCATCCCCGGCTCGCCACCCGACCTGCGCAAGCTTCCCGGCGGATGCGCGTTCGCCTCGCGTTGCCCACTCGCCTTCGACAAATGCGACACGGTCGTGCCCCCGCTGTTCCCGCTCGACGGCCGAGCGGAGTGGCGGCAATCAGAGGCGGCCTGTCTGCTCTACGAAGGCGACGGCAGCGCCGACGACGCCACCGAGCCCGAACTGGAGGACGCCCGATGA
- a CDS encoding ABC transporter substrate-binding protein: MNRRKVSVRRSIVGAALAASLVVPLAACSSSGGGSSDGLILNVASQSDSLTQTFNPYLPETAQGATYTNQGSGGFIYEPLVQINNVNIGHDIPWLAKKWAWSDGNKTFTLDLQQGVKWTDGKPFSADDVVFTYEMLKKYPALNVGGVDFDTIKATDPNTVVMTFKDPSETKFTSLVSAAIVSQHIWSKVGDPTKYADKNPVGTGPFELDTFSPQSFVLKTNKDYWQDPAKIAGIRFIPYKDNQGQTNALVQGQADWSGTYIADSEKTYTSKSKDNHYWAPVVGSDGLIPNLEKWPLSDIAVRRAISLGVDREQVGAATDSPAATSQTGLPMPSFADEVAPQYKNLNFKQDKPAAEKQLTDAGYAKAGDGYYAKDGKRVEFSVSFPASYTDIASRAQVLVSQLKDIGIKLDIDTTSVNDINKITADGTFQSTIGYPVGPAPRAFNIYDSMMNPNKYYPIGQATPTFENIERFNDPVAKELFAQYPLATTDEERNTILAKLQGIWIDQLPMIVMFYWGNYGDWSTAKVTGFPSEQNPYFAPYPNPVVALKLKPVA; encoded by the coding sequence ATGAATCGCAGAAAGGTCTCGGTGCGGCGAAGCATCGTCGGCGCCGCACTGGCCGCCAGCCTCGTCGTTCCGCTCGCCGCCTGCTCCAGCAGCGGGGGCGGGTCCAGCGACGGGCTCATCCTCAACGTGGCGAGCCAATCCGACTCGCTCACCCAGACGTTCAACCCCTACCTGCCGGAGACGGCGCAGGGTGCGACGTACACCAACCAGGGCTCCGGCGGCTTCATCTATGAGCCGCTCGTGCAGATCAACAATGTGAACATCGGTCACGACATCCCCTGGCTCGCGAAGAAGTGGGCCTGGTCGGACGGCAACAAGACGTTCACCCTCGACCTGCAGCAGGGGGTCAAATGGACGGACGGCAAACCGTTCTCGGCCGACGACGTGGTCTTCACTTACGAAATGCTGAAGAAGTACCCGGCGCTCAATGTGGGCGGCGTCGACTTCGACACCATCAAGGCCACCGACCCCAACACGGTCGTGATGACGTTCAAAGACCCGTCGGAGACGAAGTTCACGTCGCTGGTTTCGGCCGCGATCGTCTCGCAGCACATCTGGTCGAAGGTGGGCGACCCCACCAAGTACGCCGACAAGAACCCCGTCGGCACCGGCCCGTTCGAGCTCGATACATTCTCGCCGCAGAGCTTCGTGCTGAAGACGAACAAGGACTACTGGCAGGACCCGGCGAAGATCGCCGGCATCCGGTTCATTCCGTATAAGGACAACCAGGGCCAGACCAACGCGCTCGTGCAGGGACAGGCCGACTGGAGCGGCACGTACATCGCCGACTCCGAGAAGACCTACACGTCCAAGAGCAAGGACAACCACTACTGGGCGCCGGTCGTCGGCTCCGACGGTCTCATCCCGAACCTGGAGAAGTGGCCGCTCAGCGACATCGCCGTGCGCCGTGCCATCAGCCTCGGAGTCGACCGCGAGCAGGTGGGCGCCGCAACGGATTCGCCCGCCGCGACCAGCCAGACCGGTCTGCCGATGCCGTCGTTCGCCGATGAGGTCGCCCCGCAGTACAAGAACCTGAACTTCAAGCAGGACAAGCCGGCCGCCGAAAAGCAGCTGACCGATGCCGGCTACGCGAAGGCGGGGGACGGCTACTACGCCAAAGACGGCAAGCGCGTCGAGTTCTCGGTGAGCTTCCCCGCCTCGTACACCGACATCGCCTCGCGCGCCCAGGTGCTGGTCTCGCAGCTGAAAGACATCGGCATCAAGCTCGACATCGACACCACGTCGGTGAACGACATCAACAAGATCACCGCCGACGGCACCTTCCAGTCGACGATCGGTTACCCGGTGGGCCCGGCGCCGCGCGCGTTCAACATCTACGACTCGATGATGAACCCGAACAAGTACTACCCCATCGGGCAGGCGACGCCGACGTTCGAGAACATCGAGCGGTTCAACGACCCGGTGGCGAAGGAACTGTTCGCGCAGTACCCGCTGGCCACCACGGACGAAGAGCGCAACACGATCCTGGCCAAACTTCAGGGCATCTGGATCGACCAGCTGCCGATGATCGTGATGTTCTACTGGGGCAACTACGGGGACTGGAGCACCGCGAAGGTGACCGGCTTCCCGTCGGAGCAGAACCCGTACTTCGCGCCCTACCCGAACCCCGTGGTGGCGCTGAAGCTCAAGCCGGTCGCCTGA
- a CDS encoding sugar phosphate isomerase/epimerase family protein: protein MTAPIAVMGYTVLEQALTDLEGTLDRIASLGYLGIETYGLVEEYGATRVRDAVAAAGLRVTSAHTPFPAGEAAGRILDDALELGAPTLIWSMEREEFGTRDAIARGVERVNEAAENAAAHGLTIGYHNHFAEFANTVDGGQAYDVLLGLLDPRVVVELDAYWARMGGADPAEVLARLGDRARFIHIKDGPAESYEDDLMVPIGEGAMDWAGILTAPSGLAWHIVELERLSVDTFGALATSYRHLVGGGLSEGRTP from the coding sequence GTGACCGCGCCGATCGCCGTCATGGGCTACACCGTGCTGGAGCAGGCACTGACCGACCTGGAAGGCACGCTCGATCGTATCGCCTCCCTCGGCTACCTCGGCATCGAGACCTACGGGCTCGTCGAAGAATACGGCGCGACCCGGGTCAGGGATGCGGTGGCCGCCGCCGGTCTGCGGGTCACCAGCGCCCACACACCGTTCCCCGCGGGCGAGGCGGCCGGCCGCATCCTCGATGATGCCCTCGAACTCGGCGCCCCGACACTGATCTGGTCGATGGAGCGCGAGGAGTTCGGCACCCGCGACGCGATCGCCCGCGGCGTCGAACGGGTCAACGAGGCCGCTGAGAACGCGGCGGCGCACGGCCTGACCATCGGCTATCACAACCACTTCGCCGAGTTCGCGAACACGGTCGACGGTGGGCAGGCTTACGACGTGCTCCTCGGGCTGCTCGACCCCCGCGTGGTCGTGGAACTCGACGCGTACTGGGCACGGATGGGCGGTGCCGACCCGGCAGAGGTGCTTGCGCGTCTCGGCGACCGCGCGCGGTTCATCCACATCAAGGACGGCCCGGCCGAAAGCTACGAAGACGACCTCATGGTGCCGATCGGCGAGGGCGCGATGGACTGGGCCGGCATTCTGACCGCCCCATCCGGCCTCGCCTGGCACATCGTGGAACTCGAAAGACTGAGCGTCGACACCTTCGGCGCTCTCGCAACCAGCTACCGCCACCTCGTCGGCGGCGGGCTGTCCGAGGGAAGGACCCCATGA